From the genome of Pseudomonas helvetica:
GCCAGCGGAGCACCCAGGAACACGGCCCCAATTACCAGCCATAACGCCTTGCCAACTTCCTGCGCGACCACGTGCTGTCTGATGCCATCTAAATATGCGCAACAAATGCCCCAAAAGACGTTTCTACCCCGCAACTTTTCTCGTCCGCCCTCAAAGTCATTTGTGATTGGCAGAACGTGCGGCCCAATCTCCATATAACTGCGCATGCACTCCCACAACGCTATCGCCGTGGTGCCGCCGCCACAGTTGAAGCCCAGTGAAAAATGTTTGTTGTCTTCCTTGGACAGCGGGTCCGGGTTTTCAAAACCGATGATCAATAAACCCATCGTGGCTTTACCGGCCTGACTGACCGACGACTGCTGAGTGGCGGCGGCTGTCACGCTTTCCCAAGGCACGATCCAGTACTCGCCGTCGTCGCGGGGGACGCAGACCTCTCGGCGCTGACGATTGAAGCGAATAGGAAGCGGCACCTCGCGAAATAGCCCTTGGATCAACAAAAAAATGGGGATGACCATAATGCAAGCTCCCAGAATCAATGCGTCAGGATCCTTGAGAAAGTACGCCAATCCCAAAAACAACATCACTATCGGCCACATCACCATCACCGCCGAACCGATGCTGTAGCTGCCTATGTCGAGATATACCTCGTTCTTGCGCCAGATGGTGTTGAGCACATCTGAGGGTTTTCTACCTGTAGGAATGGGCAACGGCGCCAGGTAGTCATTGTGCGAAAACATCCGTTTTTTCGTGGTGCCTGCCGGTGGCGTGCTCATTGTTTGTCCTTGGGTTGCAGGTAAATCGCGCCGGGGTGGTCCTCGCCGAGCGGGTAACTCGGCACACGATCGAGTTGCGGCGTCGGGTCGGCCCGCAGCTCTATCACGCCAGTGGTGTCATTCAGGGTAAAAGCGAGTCCTAGTTCGCCGCCGATAAAAGTGCGAGCGCCGAGCATCGCGATCAATGGTGTGCGATACCGCAACCGTAGTGAAACTGTGCTGGGTGTCGTGCCCAATACGTTGCGCAGCTCTTTAAAGGGGCCACTCAAACGTAAGCCCTGACCTTCCTTGTACGGTATCCACTGACAGGTGCTGCTGGGCAAGTAACCTTGAATATTCGCCGTCAAGCCAACGCCCGCTCCGCCTGCGCTGCCAGATCAGCCTCGCGTTTGGCGATGGCGGCTTCCAGTTCCGGGGAGCGTTTTACCCACTGTTCCGGGGGTAATGGTTTTGACCATTCGATGATGTCGGGATAGGGCAGGTCGGGGGGCGGATTCAGTTTCCAGCGTTCAAGGACATCTATCAGTAGTGTGTTGAAAATGAAAAGCCCGCAAAACCCTTCCCACAGGGCGGTTACGAACCAGCCTCTCAATTTCGCGGCTTTGATCAGATCGTCCAGGTAAGTAGCCCATATTCCTTTTGATCTGTCGAAACGTGCGGTTTGATCCTCAACAGCCTGCGGACCAATCTCCATGTAACTGCGCATACACTCCCACAACGCCATCGCCGTGGTGCCGCCGCCACAGTTGAAACCCAGTGAAAAGTGCTTGTTATCTTCCTTGGCATGCGGGTCTGGGTTTTCGAAACCGATGATCAATAAACCCATCGTGGCTTTACCGGACTGACTGACCGACGACTGCTGGGTGGCGGCGGCCGTCACGCTTTCCCACGGCACGATCCAATACTCGCCATTGTCGCGCGGTACGCAGACTTCTCGGCGTTGTCGATTGAAGCGCACGGGTAGGGGCACATCGCGGAGTAGCCCTTGGATTAAAAACAGTATTGGGATGCTCATAATCACTGCACCAAGAATTAACACACCTTGGCTAAAATCAGAGTTGAGATTACGAGTGAAGAAAGACATGGCTAGGACCACCATTACTCCCGGCCACATCACCATTACCGCCGAACCTATGCTGTAGTTCCCAATATCCAAAAACACGTCGTTCTTGCGCCAAATGATGTTGAGTGCATCACAGGGTTTTCTACCCGTAGGAATCGGCAACGGCGCCAAGTAGTCATTGCGCGAAAACATCCGTTTTTTCGTGGTGCCTGCCGGTGGCGTGCTCATTGTTTGTCCTTGGGTTGCAGGTAAATCGCGCCGGGGTGGTCCTCGCCGAGCGGGTATTTCGGTACACGATCCAATTGCGGCGTAGGGTCGGCCCGCAGCTCTATCACGCCAGTGGTGTCATTCAGGGTAAAAGCGAGTCCTAGTTCGCCGCCGATAAAAGTGCGGGCGCCGAGCATGGCGATCAATGGTGTGCGATACCGCAACCTTAGTGAAACTGTGCGGGGTGTCGTGCCCAATACGTTGCGCAGCTCTTTAAAGGGGCCACTCAAGCGTAGGCCCTGACCTTCCTTGTTCGGTATCCACTGACAGGTGCTGCTGGACAACCAATGAGGCGTCATATCTCGCCAAGGACGGGGCAGCTTGAAATTATTAGTCGGGCTGTTTTTGATCAGATTACGGTAGCCCTGAGTATCCACCGGGTCACCAACCATGCTCATCTCCAGATAGACACTGCCCGGCTCCGCCCCCGGTAAATCGATGGTCAGGGCATTGATGGAGCTGACGAAAGCGAGGCCGGAAGGGCCATTGCTCGGGGCCGACTGTGAGTTGCTTTGCATACTGACCCGAGGCGAATACAGGATGCGGTACAGCCGATCGAGTTCCTCCACTTGGGTTTTCGGCGGGATAGGTGCCAGGTCCATCGCCCGGGCTTTTGACCAGCAGCAGTAACTCAGGAAGTTCTGCAGCGGAGTCTGCTGCAAGAGCGTGGTAATCAGGTGCAACGCACCCAGCACCAGAATGATCCAGTTCAATGGTCCCATGTACTGCGTGTAACGCAAGATGGCGACTTCGACTGTTGTTGAGCCTGCCAAAGCACGAGCGGTGTAGCCAAACCCTAACATCGCTTGGGCGCCGAAGGCCGCTACTTGTCCACCGACCACGATTTGGCGCATCTCCAACCATGGATCGACTCGATTTTTGGCGTTTTCCAATTGTATTTTCAGCGAATCGAACTCTGCGAATGCTGCACCAGCAGATAGAAGACCAATCACCCCACCAAACAACGTAAGCGTCGGAGCCGCAGATGATCGAATAAAGAACCGATCCTTCCCAAACCCCTTCCGCACCTGGTTATCAACCACCCCCACCAAAGCCGCCGCCGCATACAACGTCGCCGACACCGTGTCATTCACCCGCCGACTGTCCATCCCCTCCAGCACCCCGGCCTGACTCAAATAGTTATGCGCATTCAGCACGTTCAACAACAACGCCGCCAACGGCACCACTCCACCGCTGTCGGTCACAAAAGGCGATCTGACAATCCGTTCCACACGCCCCATGCCTATGGCCTTCGCTGTGGCATTCACCCATTGACGAAGCCCTTCGGCCTGTTGCCCCAACAATTTCCACACCTGTCGGCCCCCCTCGGTCACGAACTGCAAACGCGTGTCGCTGCCCAGTCGGGCGGCGATGAGGATGCCCATCCATGAGCCGCTGAAGGTGCCGTCACCCTTGAGCAACAACAGTGCCGCCGCCAGCCGGTTGACCAGCACGCTCCATTGGCTGCCGGCGTCTCGGGCCATGGCCGCGATGTCGTTCAGAACCGCTGCGCTCAAAGGCGCCAGTGCCTGATGGGTGGCGCTGATGTTGTCGGAGGCCAGTGCCGCCATCAGCTCGCCCAGACGAGAGATGTCGTTAACCGCCGCCTCGATCGAGGGCGTCCAGGCGTTGAACAGTTGTTTCAGGGCGCCGCCATCGGCGGCCCGCACGTAATCGGCGAATTGTTCGGCACCCTGGGCACGGATGCATTGGGCCGTCAGGCAACCGTTGGCCAGTTCGGTCAGCCAGTGGCGCGTCTCCAGGTCGTGGTAATCGACAAACCAGGTGCCGCTGCGGGAGCGTGTCAGGTACACGCCTCGGTCGGCAAACAACGTGGTGTGACACTGTTCGATGTGCTGATAGTGCGTCGCGGCAGTTTCGGCGAACCAGCGGTTCATGGCGTGCAGATCGATGTACTCACCGACCTTGGCACTGAAGATCTGGTTATCGATATTGGCCTGTTTTTCAGCGCGGTATTCGCGCACCAGGTATTCCACTTCGGAGTACAAGTCCGCCGGAATAAACGCCCGCACCGGGGCCACGATGTGAGTGATGCGCGCATCACGGGCGGCGACTTCGGCCTGGCTGGGCTGGCCGCCGTGCTGCCGGGCCTGGGTTTCAGCCCGGAGTGCTTCATCGAGCTGACGCTGAGTATCGAGCATGACCTGGCCCTGCTCGGGCGTGAGTTTGATGTCGCGCCCCTTGTAGCGGTAGCTGATGGACCCGGCCAATTCGGCGCCGTCTTCACTGATCAGGCTGCGCACAAAGCCGCCGATGCTCAGGCGCAGGTGGTTATCTGCGAGCCATTGCTCGTGATCCGCCTCTAGCCACTCCTGCTCGTGATTGATGTCACGCAGCACGCCCAGGTCGTCGTCCAGGCAGGCGAACACGGGAAACAACGCCCCGGCCTTCGCCTTGGCGGTATCCAGCCAATCCTGGGTGCCCTGAGCGTCCCAGCGTTCGGCGCTCCACTCGCCCGGCACCTGATCACTGGCCTCAGGATGCCGGGCGATGACTTTCTCGCGCTCACGTGCCCGATGCATGGCGTCGGTGTAGGCCTTGATGTTGGCCTGGGTCGGGTCTTTCATCAGGGTTGCGCCCAGCGCGTCGGTGTCCTCAGCGCCCTGTTGCTGGTCAGCCTTCATCGACCGCGCATAGGTACTCGGAATGAGTTCGGCCATGACCTGAACGGCTTTTTCCAGTGGCGGACAATGCTCGGCTTGCAGTTCGTTGGCCACGGTGCGCAAGGCCAACTGGCGCATGTGCGCGCTGCGTTGGGCGCTGCTGTCGCTCAGCGATTGGCAATGTTCCGGGCCCAGTGGGAACTCGCTGTAGAGCATCCAGGCATCGTGGACTTTTTTCAGGGCCAGGCCCGTGAGAGTGGCGTCGAGCACCTGAGTGGCATCGGCCTCCAGCGTCTGTTCCTTGAGCAAACCATTCGGCGAGACGGCAAAACGCTTGAGGGGGCCTGTGTCCTGCCACAGATAAACAAACCCGGCCCGCAGACGACGCGCCGCCATGGGATGACTTTGCGTGTTCACACCGGGAGCGCAGCAAGGGTGCTCGGCCTTTTCCTCAGCCAAGGCATAGCGCACGGGCACCACGAACAGCTCGGACTGGCTGGCCGGACAAGGTGCCATCGTAGTGTTGATATCGACGTGAGGCTGAGCCTTGGCGGCCCGTTCGGCCTGAGCGGCGCGGTCGACCATCGCCAGTTTTTGGGCGCTCATACGCAGCCTTCCTTGTCGGTGAGCTGTTGACGCGTCAGTTCGGCATTCAGGTTTTCCAGCCGTTGCCTGGGCGATACGCCGGGCTCGACCAATATCTGTCGGTAAGCCGCGTGAGCCGGCGCATCGGGAAAGTCAGTGCCCAGCACTGCGTGGAAGCGAGCCCAAAGCAGGACTTCATCGATGGCGCTGTAACCGTGACGTCCGGCAGTGTGCTGGCACTGCGACGCCCACTGTTGCAGGGCAAAGGCGTCCAGCCCTTGCAGGTATTCGGCAAAGTACTGTTGGCTATGTTCGATCAACCGTTGAGCGAGCTGCTGCCGTTGGGCGGTGCCCAAGTGCTCCAGTTGCTCCGCAGGCAGGTATAACCAAGGCTCTTGCGCATACTGTGCAGCGGGCTGATCCGGATTTTCCTGATGGATATCCAATTCCGGAAGCCGGATCAAGCGCACCGGTCCCATCAGCCGATCACGCTCATGGGGAGGCAAACCCGTCAGCCACAAGGCTGTGATGCGAGGGTCGTAATAACGAAATAAAACCGTGACATCCCCTTCGACACGAGCGTGAATCAGACTGCGTAAATGCTCAAGCACGACCGCTTCTTGCGCCTCTGACTCCAGCCAGATGCCACACATTGCGCTCCACTCCCGAAAAAAGATGTCAGCCAGCGGACTATTGGGGGAAACAGGCACCAAAACCGGCCCGACTTCCTCCAATGGGTCAAAAGCGGTGGTCTGGTAAAGCGATTGGAACGTTGTGCTCTCGAGTTCGAACAAACGCTCAGGCAGGCGTTCAATCTGGGCGCGATCCAGCAGCAGGTAAGCCTGACTCATGCCGATGTCTCCGCCAGTTTTTGACACACGGCACAGATCGGTGCGGCCTGCTGCGCCGCCTCAGTCAATGCCTGTTTTTGCACGGCCAGTGATGGCGTAATCAAAGCCTGTGGCGCCACGGGGAGCAATGAACGAGCAGGCTCCGGAGCTATCCCGGCCATCGGCGCGCCACCTTCAACAATGGCCACGCTGCTGAAAATCCCGCTGGCATTGATCACGATGTGGTGACCCCCCGCCTTGAGCGTCAGGCTCATGCCGGCATCGATCACCACGTTGGTGGCGGTAACGCGAGCCTGTTGACCCGCCTTAATCACCAGCGTGCCTTCTGCCGTCGTGCTGCTGTTGCTGCTGATAGTGATGAGTTCATCACCACCGATCACCGTGTTACGCACGCCTTGGGTGGTGTGCAGTTCGTCGCCCTTGATCAGACTGGTGCTGTTTTTGTGCACCTGTTCGAAGCGGTTGTTGCTGATCAGACAGTGGCTGTCGTTGAGGATCAGTTGCTCGATGTCGCGTTGGGCACGCAGGTAGATTTTTTCCTGCCCCGCACGGTCTTCAATCGACAATTCGCTGTAGCCGCCACTACTGCGCGGCGAGCTTTGGCTGCGCAGAACCGTTCTGGTCTTGTTCTTGGGCAATTGATGAGCGACGGACGTGACCTTGTTGAC
Proteins encoded in this window:
- a CDS encoding toxin VasX, with amino-acid sequence MSAQKLAMVDRAAQAERAAKAQPHVDINTTMAPCPASQSELFVVPVRYALAEEKAEHPCCAPGVNTQSHPMAARRLRAGFVYLWQDTGPLKRFAVSPNGLLKEQTLEADATQVLDATLTGLALKKVHDAWMLYSEFPLGPEHCQSLSDSSAQRSAHMRQLALRTVANELQAEHCPPLEKAVQVMAELIPSTYARSMKADQQQGAEDTDALGATLMKDPTQANIKAYTDAMHRAREREKVIARHPEASDQVPGEWSAERWDAQGTQDWLDTAKAKAGALFPVFACLDDDLGVLRDINHEQEWLEADHEQWLADNHLRLSIGGFVRSLISEDGAELAGSISYRYKGRDIKLTPEQGQVMLDTQRQLDEALRAETQARQHGGQPSQAEVAARDARITHIVAPVRAFIPADLYSEVEYLVREYRAEKQANIDNQIFSAKVGEYIDLHAMNRWFAETAATHYQHIEQCHTTLFADRGVYLTRSRSGTWFVDYHDLETRHWLTELANGCLTAQCIRAQGAEQFADYVRAADGGALKQLFNAWTPSIEAAVNDISRLGELMAALASDNISATHQALAPLSAAVLNDIAAMARDAGSQWSVLVNRLAAALLLLKGDGTFSGSWMGILIAARLGSDTRLQFVTEGGRQVWKLLGQQAEGLRQWVNATAKAIGMGRVERIVRSPFVTDSGGVVPLAALLLNVLNAHNYLSQAGVLEGMDSRRVNDTVSATLYAAAALVGVVDNQVRKGFGKDRFFIRSSAAPTLTLFGGVIGLLSAGAAFAEFDSLKIQLENAKNRVDPWLEMRQIVVGGQVAAFGAQAMLGFGYTARALAGSTTVEVAILRYTQYMGPLNWIILVLGALHLITTLLQQTPLQNFLSYCCWSKARAMDLAPIPPKTQVEELDRLYRILYSPRVSMQSNSQSAPSNGPSGLAFVSSINALTIDLPGAEPGSVYLEMSMVGDPVDTQGYRNLIKNSPTNNFKLPRPWRDMTPHWLSSSTCQWIPNKEGQGLRLSGPFKELRNVLGTTPRTVSLRLRYRTPLIAMLGARTFIGGELGLAFTLNDTTGVIELRADPTPQLDRVPKYPLGEDHPGAIYLQPKDKQ
- a CDS encoding DUF4123 domain-containing protein, whose protein sequence is MSQAYLLLDRAQIERLPERLFELESTTFQSLYQTTAFDPLEEVGPVLVPVSPNSPLADIFFREWSAMCGIWLESEAQEAVVLEHLRSLIHARVEGDVTVLFRYYDPRITALWLTGLPPHERDRLMGPVRLIRLPELDIHQENPDQPAAQYAQEPWLYLPAEQLEHLGTAQRQQLAQRLIEHSQQYFAEYLQGLDAFALQQWASQCQHTAGRHGYSAIDEVLLWARFHAVLGTDFPDAPAHAAYRQILVEPGVSPRQRLENLNAELTRQQLTDKEGCV